In Dama dama isolate Ldn47 chromosome X, ASM3311817v1, whole genome shotgun sequence, one genomic interval encodes:
- the LOC133052924 gene encoding PI-PLC X domain-containing protein 1-like yields the protein MMEQRSRDVETGRLGSGQVLSIMKQLDAGREDLQMVHTEEGTEGNLHPGHMVYTMALVENALTEISEWLENHPQEVVILACRNSKGMMEDLHEYLMGCIKNIFGDMLCFCGEVPTLCQPWSRGQQVILSYKDEESMSQHAELWPGIPYWWGNQVKHLDLVHYLEHMKSCSHPASTSQRNCTLSSSARPGPWLHYLCAWVRGQCPGSAASYTNTIAGDFIWALGLVGDVIKLNRKLLRG from the exons ATGATGGAACAGAGGTCCAGGGATGTGGAGACAGGACGACTCGGGAGTGGGCAG GTGCTGAGCATCATGAAGCAGCTGGATGCTGGGCGTGAGGACCTGCAGATGGTGCACACAGAGGAGGGCACCGAGGGGAACCTGCATCCTGGCCACATGGTGTACACGATGGCCCTcgtggag AACGCCCTCACGGAGATCTCAGAGTGGCTGGAGAACCATCCCCAGGAGGTGGTCATCCTGGCATGCAGGAACTCCAAGGGCATGATGGAGGACCTGCATGAGTACCTGATGGGCTGCATCAAGAACATCTTTGGGGACATGCTGTGTTTCTGTGGG GAGGTGCCAACTCTGTGCCAGCCGTGGTCCCGGGGCCAGCAGGTCATCCTGTCATACAAAGATGAGGAATCCATGAGTCAGCATGCAGAACTGTGGCCCGGTATCCCCTACTGGTGGGGGAACCAGGTGAAGCACCTAGACCTCGTCCACTacctggagcacatgaagagctgCAGCCACCCAG CATCAACCTCACAGAGAAACTGCACTTTGTCCTCATCTGCCCGGCCTGGTCCCTGGCTCCACTACCTTTGTGCATGGGTGCGGGGTCAGTGCCCGGGGTCAGCTGCCAGCTATACCAACACCATCGCAGGCGACTTCATCTGGGCCCTCGGGCTTGTTGGCGATGTCATCAAGTTGAACCGGAAACTGCTCCGGGGCTAA